The following coding sequences are from one Carassius auratus strain Wakin chromosome 15, ASM336829v1, whole genome shotgun sequence window:
- the LOC113114722 gene encoding dehydrogenase/reductase SDR family member 12-like translates to MSLYRNSAWFLKGLTEFTKGGFLSASKNFVEKDLETSMAGRSFMITGANSGIGKATAMAIAKKGGTIHMVCRNKDKAEEARAEIVKESGNKEIYVHILDLTETKKVWEFAESFKKKYKTLNVLINNAGCMMAKREVNDEGLEKSFVSNSLAVYILIKSLIPLLEKSPEPRVITVSSGGMLVQKLRTGNLQSQRGRYDGTMVYAQNKRQQMVMTEQFAKAHPNIHFSVMHPGWVDTPIIANAMPDFHSSMKERLRTPEQGADTVVWLAVSEAAVKNPSGRFFQDRQMVSAHLPLAWTHSSQLEDQKFMSIMEDLASSFQPQ, encoded by the exons ATGTCTCTGTACCGGAACTCAGCATGGTTCCTCAAAGGACTCACCGAATTCACCAA ggggGGATTTCTGTCAGCCTCTAAAAACTTTGTTGAGAAGGACCTGGAGACGTCAATGGCTGGCCGATCCTTCATGATCACTGGAGCGAACAGCGGGATCGGGAAAGCCACTGCCATGGCCATCGCCAAGAAAG GTGGTACCATCCACATGGTCTGCAGGAACAAGGACAAAGCAGAAGAAGCCAGAGCAGAGATCGTCAAGGAGTCTGGAAACAAA GAAATCTATGTGCATATTTTGGATCTTACTGAGACCAAGAAGGTGTGGGAGTTTGCAGAGTCTTTTAAGAAAAAGTACAAAACTCTCAATGTCCTG ATCAATAACGCCGGCTGTATGATGGCTAAGAGGGAGGTGAATGATGAGGGTTTGGAGAAAAGCTTTGTAAGCAACTCTCTGG CCGTGTACATCCTCATCAAGAGCCTCATTCCTCTGCTGGAGAAGAGCCCTGAGCCCAGAGTG ATCACAGTATCATCCGGTGGGATGCTGGTGCAGAAACTGCGAACAGGAAACCTGCAGTCTCAGAGGGGCAGATATGACGGCACTATGGTGTACGCACAGAACAAG AGGCAGCAGATGGTGATGACGGAGCAGTTTGCTAAAGCTCACCCCAATATCCACTTCTCTGTGATGCACCCTGGATGGGTCGACACGCCGA TCATTGCGAATGCGATGCCTGATTTCCACAGCTCTATGAAGGAGCGTTTGCGGACACCGGAGCAAGGGGCCGATACGGTCGTGTGGCTCGCTGTGTCCGAGGCGGCGGTCAAGAATCCCAGCGGGCGTTTTTTTCAGG ATCGGCAGATGGTGTCGGCTCATCTTCCCTTGGCCTGGACGCACAGTTCACAGCTGGAAGATCAGAAATTCATGAGCATCATGGAGGATCTGGCTTCCAGCTTCCAGCCTCAATAA
- the ap1s3a gene encoding AP-1 complex subunit sigma-3a, with the protein MMRFLLLFSRQGKLRLQKWFTALSDRDKKKIIRDVTQMVLVRPPKSCNFLQWRDLKIVYRRYASLYFCCGLEQGDNELLTLELLHRYVELLDQYFGNVCELDIIFNFEKAYFILDEFIIGGEVQETSKASVAKSMEEADSLQETMEEYVNKPTY; encoded by the exons ATG ATGCGTTTCTTGCTGCTGTTCAGTCGTCAGGGGAAACTCCGGCTGCAGAAATGGTTCACGGCTCTCAGCGATCGCGACAAGAAAAAGATCATAAGAGACGTTACACAAATGGTGCTGGTGCGACCGCCGAAGTCCTGCAACTTCCTGCAGTGGAGGGATCTGAAGATCGTCTacaggag GTATGCAAGTCTGTATTTCTGTTGTGGTTTGGAGCAAGGAGACAATGAACTGCTCACACTGGAGCTTCTGCACAGATACGTCGAGCTGCTGGATCAGTACTTTGGCAAT GTGTGTGAATTAGATATTATTTTTAACTTCGAGAAGGCATACTTTATCCTGGATGAGTTTATTATTGGTGGAGAGGTGCAGGAGACATCCAAAGCATCTGTGGCCAAATCAATGGAGGAGGCGGATTCTCTTCAGgag ACGATGGAGGAGTATGTAAACAAACCCACATACTGA
- the LOC113114720 gene encoding secretogranin-2, giving the protein MPSSSRCCATGVFILPSLLLLPLFFLSLICGVQGATLREHRLSESEPVSYGPASQIRPPPSAEMLRALRYIQSLSQRTPPDTLDDERQQDTSDDMESIRSMMQLAAPSRMDRGMDESKEREKDKTQELLQAVLTTLQQTEEHMMPQKNSQKVITPSQPRYAVHPFPGPKQQLEMETSSENYGRTSWTNPDTRRQHRKLPPMFDNEEDMEQPLKRTNENAEEQYTPQKLATLQSVFEELSGIAASNANSKREDGEDDDDNDNDLYRQRKMVLEDIMGTDEWAPLEEQTETQEEERERHGFNRNLEDDEQEEDEEDDDVKRSIQPDWFQTEKEEEPEDIAKLVDYYLLKILEKKEQEQQKRQEAGKSEQESDREVEEKDADEDEDEEEDDKEEREIKPVHSTLPESLSQIIKISQMLQIPPEEVLELLQNEKQKDLFRIPTKSRTPYATAHKTFAASPHRRPIEASEGNSVDEDIMNILELVNAAQQNNRPVQAKTSSYYERETGRNDYDDTVDEDDELANYLAPKMVAHGQRRARLTPSRDEDQPVYERADYFEKSAPEKRPGNHENAAAGLDNNTMLQILRFLDPESDDADEIDSEGKTVPEM; this is encoded by the coding sequence ATGCCGTCATCATCTAGATGCTGCGCAACAGGGGTGTTCATCCTCCCCTCGCTACTTCTTCtgccccttttttttctttctctcatttgTGGAGTTCAAGGGGCCACGCTAAGAGAGCATCGCCTGAGCGAAAGTGAACCTGTCTCTTATGGACCTGCATCCCAGATCCGTCCTCCTCCGAGTGCCGAGATGCTAAGAGCTCTACGTTACATCCAAAGCCTCAGCCAGAGAACTCCACCTGATACTCTTGACGACGAGCGCCAGCAAGACACTTCAGATGACATGGAGAGCATTCGCTCCATGATGCAACTGGCGGCTCCTTCTCGGATGGATAGAGGCATGGATGAAAgtaaggaaagagagaaagataaaaCTCAAGAGTTGCTGCAAGCGGTTCTTACCACGCTACAACAGACCGAGGAACACATGATGCCCCAAAAAAACTCCCAGAAGGTCATCACACCATCTCAACCTCGATACGCCGTCCACCCTTTCCCAGGACCAAAACAACAACTAGAAATGGAAACTTCGTCCGAGAATTACGGAAGGACCTCATGGACCAATCCAGATACCCGGAGGCAGCACCGGAAGTTACCACCCATGTTTGATAATGAAGAGGATATGGAGCAGCCTCTAAAACGGACCAATGAGAACGCAGAAGAACAGTACACACCCCAGAAGCTGGCAACCCTTCAATCTGTGTTTGAGGAACTGAGTGGAATCGCCGCATCTAATGCCAACAGCAAACGGGAGGATGGCGAAGATGATGACGATAATGATAATGACTTGTACAGGCAGAGGAAGATGGTCTTGGAGGACATCATGGGAACTGATGAATGGGCACCTTTGGAGGAACAAACAGAGACACAAGAGGAGGAAAGAGAGAGGCATGGGTTTAATCGCAACCTTGAGGATGATGAGCAAGAGGAGGACGAAGAAGACGATGATGTCAAGAGATCCATCCAACCTGATTGGTTCCAGACAGAAAAAGAGGAGGAGCCTGAGGACATTGCGAAGCTTGTGGACTACTATCTTCTGAAAATCCTAGAAAAGAAAGAGCAGGAGCAGCAGAAAAGACAAGAGGCCGGTAAAAGCGAGCAAGAAAGCGACCGAGAGGTGGAGGAAAAAGATGCGGATGAAGAcgaagatgaagaggaggatgacaAGGAGGAGAGGGAAATTAAGCCCGTGCACAGCACACTCCCCGAGTCTTTGTCCCAGATCATCAAAATCTCACAGATGCTACAAATCCCACCGGAGGAAGTTCTTGAGCTTCTCCAGAATGAAAAGCAGAAGGATTTGTTCAGAATCCCAACAAAGTCACGTACGCCATATGCAACTGCTCACAAGACCTTCGCCGCATCACCTCACCGACGGCCAATCGAGGCATCGGAGGGCAACAGCGTCGATGAAGACATCATGAACATCCTCGAGCTGGTAAACGCAGCGCAACAAAACAACCGACCCGTGCAAGCGAAAACGTCAAGTTATTACGAGAGGGAAACCGGCAGGAATGATTATGACGACACTGTTGATGAGGATGATGAACTTGCTAATTACCTGGCGCCGAAAATGGTAGCACATGGACAGAGACGTGCACGTCTGACGCCATCACGTGACGAGGATCAGCCCGTGTACGAACGTGCCGACTACTTCGAAAAAAGCGCGCCAGAAAAAAGACCCGGGAATCACGAGAACGCAGCGGCGGGATTAGACAACAACACGATGCTGCAAATCCTGCGGTTTCTGGATCCGGAGAGCGACGATGCCGACGAAATAGACTCTGAGGGGAAAACAGTTCCTGAAATGTAG